Proteins co-encoded in one Halococcoides cellulosivorans genomic window:
- a CDS encoding electron transfer flavoprotein subunit beta/FixA family protein, with translation MDENGTDGWNIVVCVKQVPDAADVSIDPDTGRLNRSDAEAVMNDPDYNSVEAALELREQVGGTVTALCMGPPNAEEVLAEAVAMGADDGVLMTDRAFGGSDTWPTSLALASGAAELDADVVLAGEETTDSSTGQVPPGIAAHNEWAQLTYVEELEPDPENDRLIARRDIEGGYERVAADLPVSVAMSYGENVPRTAGLHRKIYAETEFDPEEWSAEKLGIEDEVGLAVSPTQVGGMDTAEPVPREQETVDSADELADRIAEVL, from the coding sequence ATGGACGAGAACGGAACGGACGGCTGGAATATCGTCGTCTGCGTGAAGCAGGTCCCCGACGCGGCCGACGTGTCGATCGACCCCGACACGGGGCGGTTGAATCGCTCGGACGCCGAGGCGGTCATGAACGATCCCGACTACAACTCCGTCGAGGCGGCCCTGGAGTTGCGTGAACAGGTCGGCGGCACCGTGACGGCGCTCTGTATGGGCCCGCCGAACGCCGAGGAGGTGCTCGCGGAGGCGGTCGCGATGGGTGCTGACGACGGCGTCCTCATGACCGACCGGGCCTTTGGCGGATCGGACACCTGGCCGACGAGTCTCGCGCTGGCGAGCGGGGCCGCCGAACTCGACGCCGACGTCGTGCTCGCGGGCGAGGAGACGACCGACTCATCGACGGGGCAGGTCCCGCCCGGGATCGCCGCCCACAACGAGTGGGCCCAACTCACCTACGTCGAGGAGCTGGAGCCCGACCCCGAGAACGACCGCCTGATCGCCCGGCGCGACATCGAGGGCGGGTACGAACGCGTCGCTGCCGACCTGCCGGTGTCGGTCGCGATGAGCTACGGCGAGAACGTGCCCCGGACGGCGGGGCTCCACCGCAAGATCTACGCCGAGACGGAGTTCGACCCCGAGGAGTGGTCGGCCGAAAAGCTGGGCATCGAAGACGAGGTCGGCCTGGCGGTCTCGCCCACGCAGGTCGGCGGGATGGACACCGCCGAGCCCGTGCCACGCGAACAGGAGACCGTCGACAGTGCCGACGAACTCGCCGATCGGATCGCGGAGGTGCTCTAG
- a CDS encoding ferredoxin family protein, which yields MEDRLYTIKYEDAGESHLDVKRAGVCEEQCTTYDCISVCPADVWRTEGDAAIPSIAYENCLECGSCRWACTYDNVIWEYPETGAGVSYKFG from the coding sequence ATGGAGGACCGCCTGTACACGATCAAATACGAGGACGCGGGCGAATCCCACCTCGACGTGAAGCGGGCGGGCGTCTGCGAGGAGCAATGCACCACCTACGACTGCATCTCGGTCTGTCCCGCCGACGTCTGGCGGACCGAGGGTGACGCCGCGATCCCGTCGATCGCCTACGAGAACTGCCTCGAATGCGGCAGTTGTCGCTGGGCGTGTACGTACGACAACGTCATCTGGGAGTACCCCGAGACCGGCGCGGGCGTCTCGTATAAGTTCGGGTGA
- a CDS encoding electron transfer flavoprotein subunit alpha/FixB family protein: protein MAAVGEPDVDLDAHTDVWVFIEQHDGEVAAVSWELLGKGRDLADQKGEDLVALVLGEDLEESGIPDEAIDRGADRVLVADDPVFAPYRADAYGQQFRHLVEQRKPDIVLIGGTHTGRDFAGRVAVPTHAGLTADTTELEITPDQYEMRRPAFGGDALATIICPNHRPQMSTVRPGVFDEPSRGDGDGAIEQVEVVVEENDTKSEVLEREVGDVADITDAEVIVAGGMGVEGEFGPLERLAELLDAELAGTRDAVEAGWIDPARQVGQTGKTVRPKLYVAVGISGAIQHVEGMDDSETVIAINNDPNAPIFENADYGIVGDCDEVLPQLIEALERQEVAA, encoded by the coding sequence ATGGCCGCCGTTGGCGAGCCAGACGTCGATCTCGACGCCCACACCGACGTCTGGGTCTTCATCGAACAGCACGACGGCGAGGTCGCGGCGGTCTCCTGGGAACTGCTCGGGAAGGGCCGTGACCTGGCCGATCAGAAAGGCGAGGATCTGGTCGCGCTCGTCCTCGGCGAGGACCTCGAGGAGTCGGGCATTCCCGACGAGGCGATCGACCGCGGGGCCGACCGCGTGCTCGTCGCCGACGATCCGGTGTTCGCGCCGTATCGTGCGGACGCCTACGGCCAGCAGTTCCGCCACCTCGTCGAGCAGCGAAAACCCGACATCGTCCTGATCGGCGGGACCCACACCGGGCGGGACTTCGCCGGGCGCGTCGCGGTGCCGACCCACGCGGGTCTGACCGCCGACACGACCGAACTGGAGATCACGCCCGACCAGTACGAGATGCGCCGGCCCGCGTTCGGCGGGGACGCACTCGCGACGATCATCTGTCCGAACCACCGCCCGCAGATGTCGACCGTCCGGCCGGGCGTGTTCGACGAGCCATCGCGTGGTGACGGCGACGGTGCGATCGAGCAGGTCGAGGTCGTCGTCGAGGAGAACGATACGAAAAGCGAGGTGCTCGAACGCGAAGTGGGCGACGTCGCGGACATCACCGACGCCGAAGTGATCGTCGCGGGCGGCATGGGCGTCGAGGGCGAGTTCGGCCCGCTCGAACGCCTCGCAGAGTTGCTCGACGCCGAACTCGCGGGCACGCGCGACGCCGTCGAGGCGGGCTGGATCGATCCGGCCCGGCAGGTCGGCCAGACCGGCAAGACCGTCCGTCCGAAACTGTACGTCGCGGTCGGGATTTCGGGCGCGATCCAGCACGTCGAGGGCATGGACGATAGCGAAACGGTCATCGCGATCAACAACGATCCGAACGCACCGATCTTCGAGAACGCGGACTACGGCATCGTCGGCGACTGTGACGAGGTCCTGCCGCAGTTGATCGAAGCGCTCGAACGACAGGAGGTGGCGGCATGA
- a CDS encoding carbohydrate kinase family protein produces MVRVLVAGEALIDMYPAEEADRLADVERYARRAGGAPANVAVGLAALDERPWLWTRVGADPFGEHLRETLAAFDVPDRFVSVDPDRSTAHTIVGTDESGDPVFQFYQAETATMCPDPATVTDAALAEIEWLHVGGVWLADETARAALLDVIDRADCPISFDPNTRPDLWDSEAEIEPTVSAALEAVDVVKIGAGDLPWLAAEDPIRVAERVRGYGPHTVFVTRGAEEAIAASDGRAPWGPAEHRVTPPTVEAVDPTGAGDAFTAGAIAHLVAGDDLASALQYGATVGALATTEQGAMAAIPDRETVAQYLE; encoded by the coding sequence ATGGTTCGCGTGCTCGTGGCTGGCGAGGCCCTGATCGACATGTACCCGGCCGAGGAGGCCGACCGCCTCGCTGACGTGGAGCGCTACGCTCGCCGCGCAGGTGGCGCGCCCGCGAACGTCGCCGTCGGACTCGCCGCGCTCGACGAACGCCCCTGGCTCTGGACCCGCGTCGGTGCGGATCCGTTCGGTGAGCACCTCCGTGAGACGCTCGCCGCGTTCGACGTGCCCGACCGGTTCGTGTCGGTCGATCCCGATCGGTCGACCGCCCACACCATCGTCGGCACCGACGAGTCCGGCGATCCGGTCTTCCAGTTCTATCAGGCCGAGACGGCGACGATGTGCCCCGATCCGGCGACCGTCACCGACGCGGCGCTCGCAGAAATCGAGTGGCTCCACGTCGGTGGCGTCTGGCTGGCCGACGAGACGGCGCGAGCGGCACTCCTGGACGTCATCGACCGGGCCGACTGCCCGATCTCGTTCGATCCCAACACGCGGCCGGACCTCTGGGATTCGGAGGCCGAGATCGAACCGACGGTCTCGGCGGCCCTCGAAGCCGTCGACGTGGTGAAAATCGGCGCGGGCGATCTGCCCTGGCTGGCCGCCGAGGACCCGATCCGGGTGGCCGAGCGCGTCCGTGGGTACGGCCCACACACGGTGTTCGTCACCCGCGGGGCCGAGGAGGCGATCGCCGCGAGCGACGGCCGTGCGCCCTGGGGGCCCGCCGAGCACCGCGTGACGCCACCGACCGTCGAGGCCGTCGATCCGACGGGCGCGGGCGACGCGTTCACGGCGGGCGCGATCGCCCATCTCGTCGCCGGAGACGACCTGGCGAGCGCACTCCAATACGGCGCGACCGTCGGCGCGCTCGCGACGACCGAACAGGGCGCGATGGCCGCCATTCCCGACCGCGAGACCGTCGCACAGTATCTGGAGTGA
- a CDS encoding DUF2298 domain-containing protein — protein MEFGLVAVWLVTYLALLAAGQAIAKSLLPQLSDEGAGVGLPIAAGVIWLVVYWVGRVSITAGLWLGVGVVVAAALLAHRRTGPIDRRAFAETAAVFTAAFLFLIAIRAVDPAVHPGGGEKFLDFGLLRSLLRSGVLPPQDVWFAGETVRYYYGGHLLAALFARLTGTAPRYAYNLALAGFYAMVVTAAVGLARNIATAHGHDDRLAGAFAAFFVGLASNLMPAAQLLWLVTPGAITGARVPFFGVTVETIASDLGVPLDGLATGIGSFGYWSASRVIGGTINEFPLFAWLNGDLHAHMMSTPFLLLGATVLFGYYRTPAAQRWRRRALLFVGLPAVGAIVSVTNTWSMPTIAGLAAVTIVLAPADPIELLPDRVRPPQQGWIDRELGRLGVALGSATLIALLSVVIVLPYWLVVSSGSEGMGFLPDRSPIVPLVLVHGAFLVIAGLHYSRYAVGRLGTTTDRIGATDAVIAALALAVAGFLAIRFRVSALLVVAPLVGAGWLLARDGSVRDRPSPGFESVLVVASAGLIVLAEFVFLEENAGGGRYNTVFKLYMQIWVLFATGAGTALAVLIAEQRPGLGLSGPAWRRRFKILAALLVVSTSIYAALAVPAHFGSPTHRTDDPSLDALAFVETDHPDEARAIAWLDRREGQPTLLSRPGRDPYQWRNAPSSLTGIPTVAGWVHETGYHGPDAYYERAGHVDVMFTGGVDRQRELLRQYDVEYVYVGPKEREQYSQITIQRLDAVEPVGQFDAVTIYRVDQGAL, from the coding sequence ATGGAGTTCGGTCTCGTCGCCGTCTGGCTGGTGACCTACCTCGCACTCCTGGCGGCCGGACAGGCGATCGCCAAGAGCCTCCTCCCCCAGCTTTCCGACGAGGGCGCTGGCGTCGGCCTCCCGATCGCGGCGGGGGTGATCTGGCTGGTCGTCTACTGGGTCGGGCGCGTCTCGATCACCGCGGGGCTGTGGCTGGGCGTCGGCGTCGTCGTCGCCGCGGCGCTGCTCGCTCACCGCCGAACGGGCCCGATCGATCGCCGGGCATTCGCGGAGACCGCCGCGGTGTTCACCGCCGCGTTCCTATTTCTGATCGCGATCCGTGCGGTCGACCCCGCCGTCCACCCCGGCGGTGGCGAGAAGTTCCTCGATTTCGGACTGTTGCGATCGCTCCTGCGGAGTGGGGTCCTCCCGCCCCAGGACGTCTGGTTCGCGGGCGAGACCGTCCGGTACTACTACGGCGGCCACCTCCTGGCCGCGCTGTTCGCCCGGCTGACGGGGACGGCCCCGCGATATGCCTACAATCTCGCGCTCGCGGGCTTTTATGCGATGGTCGTCACGGCCGCGGTCGGCCTCGCGCGGAACATCGCGACGGCTCACGGCCACGACGACCGGCTCGCGGGGGCGTTCGCGGCGTTTTTCGTCGGCCTCGCGAGCAACCTCATGCCCGCCGCCCAGTTGCTCTGGCTGGTGACACCCGGCGCGATCACCGGGGCGCGCGTGCCGTTCTTCGGGGTGACAGTCGAGACGATCGCGAGCGACCTCGGCGTCCCGCTCGACGGGCTCGCGACCGGGATCGGCAGCTTCGGCTACTGGTCGGCGAGCCGAGTGATCGGGGGGACGATCAACGAGTTCCCGCTGTTCGCGTGGCTCAACGGCGACCTTCACGCCCACATGATGAGCACGCCGTTTCTCCTGCTGGGCGCGACCGTGCTCTTCGGGTACTATCGGACGCCCGCCGCCCAGCGCTGGCGGCGGCGCGCACTCCTGTTCGTGGGCCTCCCCGCGGTCGGAGCGATCGTCTCGGTGACCAACACCTGGTCGATGCCGACGATCGCCGGCCTCGCCGCCGTGACGATCGTGCTCGCGCCGGCCGACCCGATAGAGCTGTTGCCCGATCGGGTCCGCCCGCCGCAGCAAGGCTGGATCGATCGCGAACTCGGGCGGTTGGGCGTCGCACTCGGGAGTGCGACGCTGATCGCACTGCTCTCGGTCGTGATCGTCCTCCCGTACTGGCTGGTGGTGTCGAGCGGTTCGGAAGGAATGGGGTTCCTCCCCGATCGGAGCCCGATCGTGCCGCTCGTCCTCGTCCACGGCGCGTTTTTGGTGATCGCAGGGCTCCACTATTCGCGATACGCCGTCGGTCGACTCGGGACAACCACCGATCGGATCGGCGCGACCGACGCCGTGATCGCGGCCCTCGCGCTCGCCGTCGCGGGGTTCCTGGCGATTCGGTTCCGGGTGTCCGCACTCCTGGTGGTCGCGCCGCTGGTCGGGGCAGGCTGGCTGCTCGCCCGCGACGGCAGTGTTCGCGACCGGCCCAGCCCGGGGTTCGAATCGGTGTTGGTCGTCGCGAGCGCGGGCCTGATCGTCCTCGCGGAGTTCGTCTTCCTCGAAGAGAACGCCGGCGGCGGGCGGTACAACACCGTGTTCAAACTGTACATGCAGATCTGGGTGCTGTTCGCGACCGGCGCGGGCACCGCGCTCGCCGTCCTGATCGCGGAGCAGCGCCCCGGACTCGGCCTCTCGGGGCCAGCCTGGCGACGCCGGTTCAAAATCCTCGCGGCGCTGTTGGTGGTCTCGACGTCGATCTACGCCGCGCTCGCGGTGCCCGCGCACTTCGGGTCGCCCACTCACCGCACGGACGACCCCTCTCTCGACGCGCTCGCGTTCGTCGAGACCGACCACCCCGACGAGGCGAGGGCGATCGCCTGGCTCGATCGGCGCGAGGGCCAGCCGACACTGCTGAGTCGGCCCGGACGCGACCCCTATCAGTGGCGCAACGCCCCGTCGAGTCTGACCGGGATCCCGACGGTCGCGGGCTGGGTCCACGAGACGGGGTATCACGGCCCGGACGCCTACTACGAGCGTGCCGGCCACGTCGATGTGATGTTCACCGGCGGTGTGGACCGCCAGCGCGAACTCCTCCGGCAGTACGACGTCGAATACGTCTACGTCGGCCCGAAAGAACGCGAGCAGTACTCACAGATCACGATTCAGCGCCTCGACGCGGTGGAACCGGTCGGGCAGTTCGACGCGGTGACGATCTATCGGGTCGACCAGGGCGCACTCTGA
- a CDS encoding TVP38/TMEM64 family protein gives MKRNARAVTTTRTVQIVALVALVGVLVSAAVLVPVPAAIDPTALREWLAGLGPLAPVAYVGVQATQVLIAPIPGQVVAFVGGYLFGPVWGTALSLLGGAIGTALAVGIVRQVGRPFVERSVPTATLDRYDSLLDRRGRVTLFVLFVLPGLPDDVLCLLAGLTRIPVSHIVAIAVVGRLPGYLLLAIAGSRAARADYGGAAVLAGVLAVGAVLVAWRRRAILAWLSGDPVQRV, from the coding sequence GTGAAGCGGAACGCGCGTGCGGTGACGACGACGCGGACCGTCCAGATCGTCGCGCTGGTCGCGCTCGTCGGCGTGCTCGTGAGCGCGGCGGTGCTGGTCCCGGTCCCCGCGGCGATCGACCCGACCGCGCTACGCGAGTGGCTCGCTGGCCTCGGCCCGCTCGCTCCAGTCGCGTACGTCGGCGTCCAGGCCACCCAGGTCCTGATCGCGCCGATCCCGGGCCAGGTCGTCGCGTTCGTCGGCGGCTATCTGTTCGGGCCGGTCTGGGGGACGGCGCTCAGCCTGCTCGGCGGGGCGATCGGAACGGCGCTCGCGGTGGGGATCGTCCGTCAGGTCGGCCGGCCGTTCGTCGAGCGGTCGGTCCCTACAGCGACGCTCGACCGGTACGACTCGCTTCTCGACCGACGCGGACGGGTGACGCTCTTTGTTCTGTTCGTCCTGCCGGGCCTGCCCGACGACGTGCTCTGTCTGCTCGCCGGCCTGACGCGGATTCCGGTCAGCCACATCGTCGCGATCGCCGTCGTCGGGCGACTCCCCGGCTATCTCCTGCTCGCGATCGCGGGGTCGCGGGCCGCGCGGGCCGACTACGGCGGCGCAGCGGTGCTCGCGGGCGTGCTCGCCGTCGGTGCAGTGCTCGTCGCGTGGCGGCGACGGGCGATCCTCGCGTGGCTGTCCGGTGATCCAGTCCAACGGGTCTAA
- a CDS encoding FAD-dependent oxidoreductase, which produces MTETPNYDDSFDAIVVGGGLAGSSAAITLAQRGYDPIVIERGDTPGAKNVFGGVMYTPTIRDLVDIDDAPKERYVAQKAYSLLSEEGDETRLTMQPHDWREPPHNDSWMVLRRDFDEWFAQQAVEAGATLITDTTVTDLIVEGGQIVGVETDRPDGDLRAPAVVLAEGANSLVSEAAGLKEPDARDDVAVSVKEVRTYDRETIEERFNLDGEAGAAYHYFGDGACGDTVGGGFLYTNKRTIALGVVYRIADANDDETGPEAVLNRFKSHPAVAPLIEGGRMVEYAAHAVPEGGPDAVPDLVHDGAVIAGDAASLVLNSGLHLEGTNMATESGHLAGRAIADALDQGRTDAAALQPYADALAESYVMENLEEYGWAMEAAADEREFVFDDLPRAVASASAEYFRVDRVPKADHLKAAKQRILHATGGYTGAIRKAWKFRKMFY; this is translated from the coding sequence ATGACCGAGACGCCGAACTACGACGACTCGTTCGACGCCATCGTCGTCGGCGGCGGGCTCGCGGGCTCGTCCGCGGCGATCACGCTCGCTCAGCGGGGCTACGACCCGATCGTGATCGAGCGCGGCGACACCCCCGGTGCGAAAAACGTCTTCGGCGGCGTGATGTACACGCCGACGATCCGCGATCTCGTGGACATCGACGACGCGCCCAAAGAGCGCTACGTCGCCCAGAAGGCCTACAGCCTGCTCAGCGAGGAAGGCGACGAGACCCGCCTCACGATGCAACCCCACGACTGGCGCGAGCCACCGCACAACGACTCGTGGATGGTGCTCCGCCGGGATTTCGACGAGTGGTTCGCCCAGCAGGCCGTCGAGGCGGGCGCGACGCTGATCACCGACACGACCGTCACCGACCTGATCGTCGAGGGCGGACAGATCGTCGGCGTCGAGACCGACCGGCCGGACGGCGACCTGCGCGCGCCCGCGGTCGTCCTTGCGGAGGGGGCGAATTCGCTGGTCAGCGAGGCTGCCGGCCTGAAAGAGCCGGATGCACGCGACGACGTCGCCGTCTCCGTCAAGGAGGTTCGCACGTACGACCGCGAGACGATCGAGGAACGCTTCAACCTCGACGGTGAGGCCGGCGCGGCCTACCACTACTTCGGTGACGGCGCGTGTGGCGACACCGTCGGCGGCGGCTTCCTCTACACCAACAAGCGTACGATCGCACTCGGTGTGGTCTACCGGATCGCCGACGCCAACGACGACGAAACCGGGCCCGAGGCCGTCCTCAACCGGTTCAAGTCCCACCCCGCGGTCGCGCCGCTGATCGAGGGCGGCCGGATGGTCGAGTACGCCGCTCACGCCGTCCCCGAGGGCGGGCCCGACGCGGTCCCGGATCTCGTCCACGACGGCGCGGTGATCGCGGGCGACGCCGCGAGCCTCGTCCTCAATTCGGGACTGCACCTCGAAGGGACGAACATGGCGACCGAGAGCGGCCACCTCGCGGGCCGGGCGATCGCCGACGCGCTGGATCAGGGCCGGACCGACGCCGCCGCGCTCCAGCCGTATGCCGACGCGCTCGCCGAGTCGTACGTCATGGAGAACCTCGAAGAGTACGGCTGGGCGATGGAGGCCGCCGCCGACGAACGCGAGTTCGTCTTCGACGACCTGCCGCGAGCGGTCGCCTCGGCCAGCGCCGAGTACTTCCGTGTCGACCGCGTACCGAAAGCCGACCACCTCAAGGCCGCCAAGCAACGGATCCTGCACGCCACCGGTGGCTACACCGGTGCGATCCGGAAGGCCTGGAAGTTCCGTAAAATGTTCTACTAA
- a CDS encoding DUF5806 family protein yields the protein MTEDRDESEDSETVRSPHEQVDLDRVGTDASDDRSDDTASDPSSDAAAEESDDANDAGAAPDPPAQSVDAPDQPTEFVPEDVAEYDRFEKIDGGTYERANEFLRDRTYITAREWALARLCADFRTETGVEMTKIGEHLPELVPFMTDTYSPQAVNEARASFEKKVRTAGATFLYGAMSGFFTADELDDLMYESTEVAKFLLEVEGVELSVEDELDTEERISSVMRDVRESSTALRHDRASCPECGHEFELDAE from the coding sequence ATGACCGAGGATCGCGACGAGTCCGAGGATAGCGAGACGGTGCGTTCGCCCCACGAGCAGGTCGACCTCGACCGGGTCGGCACGGACGCGTCCGACGACCGCTCCGACGATACAGCGTCCGATCCGTCCAGCGACGCCGCTGCAGAGGAGAGCGACGACGCCAACGACGCTGGTGCGGCCCCGGACCCGCCCGCCCAGTCGGTCGACGCTCCCGACCAGCCCACCGAATTCGTCCCCGAGGACGTCGCCGAATACGACCGCTTCGAGAAGATCGACGGCGGGACCTACGAGCGCGCCAACGAGTTCCTCCGCGATCGAACGTACATCACCGCTCGCGAGTGGGCGCTCGCCCGTCTCTGTGCGGACTTCCGGACCGAGACCGGCGTCGAGATGACCAAGATCGGTGAGCACCTGCCCGAGTTGGTCCCCTTCATGACCGACACCTACAGCCCGCAGGCGGTCAACGAAGCGCGGGCCTCCTTCGAGAAGAAAGTCCGCACGGCGGGTGCGACCTTCCTCTACGGCGCGATGAGCGGGTTCTTCACGGCCGACGAACTCGACGATCTGATGTACGAATCGACCGAGGTCGCGAAGTTCCTCCTCGAAGTCGAGGGCGTCGAACTCTCGGTCGAGGACGAACTCGACACCGAAGAGCGGATCTCCTCGGTGATGCGCGACGTCCGCGAGTCCTCGACCGCGCTCCGGCACGACCGGGCGAGTTGTCCCGAGTGTGGCCACGAGTTCGAGTTGGACGCCGAGTGA
- a CDS encoding DUF7504 family protein: MSVEPGQQTAESGVRLETLLSPATLREKRSHVLIVGPALSGKLDVGLELLAAVAQDGDAISVSTTDPADQVQAEYDAAGGAVDALSVVDATAGVTNRSEEVYSVSTPGDLTGIGIAIAQATDAVEDPAPPVLIDSLSALLMYNDAETVYQFAESVRTQTRGGAGVTISTLNTDALDDPDRNRLLGLASVVVETRITEDGRREFQVRDDERTGEWHSRTGT, translated from the coding sequence GTGTCAGTTGAACCAGGACAGCAGACGGCCGAATCCGGGGTTCGCCTGGAGACGCTTCTCTCTCCGGCGACGCTTCGCGAGAAGCGATCGCACGTCCTGATCGTCGGCCCGGCGTTGTCGGGAAAACTCGATGTCGGCCTCGAACTGCTCGCGGCCGTCGCCCAGGACGGCGACGCGATCTCTGTCTCGACGACCGACCCCGCCGACCAGGTCCAGGCCGAGTACGACGCGGCGGGCGGCGCGGTCGACGCGTTGAGCGTCGTCGACGCGACTGCGGGCGTCACGAACCGATCTGAGGAGGTGTACTCGGTCTCGACGCCGGGCGATCTGACCGGCATCGGCATCGCCATCGCGCAGGCGACCGATGCGGTCGAGGATCCGGCCCCACCAGTCCTGATCGACAGCCTCTCGGCCCTGTTGATGTACAACGACGCCGAGACGGTCTATCAGTTCGCGGAGAGCGTTCGGACCCAGACCCGGGGCGGCGCGGGCGTGACGATTTCGACGCTGAACACCGACGCCCTGGACGATCCGGACCGGAATCGCCTGCTGGGCCTGGCCTCGGTCGTCGTCGAGACGCGTATCACCGAGGACGGTCGCCGCGAGTTTCAGGTTCGTGACGACGAACGGACCGGCGAGTGGCACTCCCGGACCGGCACATGA